Proteins found in one Melopsittacus undulatus isolate bMelUnd1 unplaced genomic scaffold, bMelUnd1.mat.Z mat_scaffold_787_arrow_ctg1, whole genome shotgun sequence genomic segment:
- the LOC101877345 gene encoding LOW QUALITY PROTEIN: teashirt homolog 3 (The sequence of the model RefSeq protein was modified relative to this genomic sequence to represent the inferred CDS: inserted 1 base in 1 codon; deleted 4 bases in 4 codons; substituted 1 base at 1 genomic stop codon): protein MDSESHISETSDRMADFESSSVKNEEESKEVSIPLEDSTVSDSLEQMKAVYNNFLSNSYWSNLNLNLHQPISEKNNGSSSSSSSSSSCGSGSFDWHQTAMAKTLQQVSQSRILPEPSLFSTVQLYRQSSKLYGSIFTGASKFRCKDCSAAYDTLVELTVHMNETGHYRDDNHETDNNNPKRWSKPRKRSLLEMEGKEDAQKVLKCMYCGHSFESLQDLSVHMIKTKHYQKVPLKEPVTPVAAKIIPATRKKASLELELPSSPDSTGGTPKATISDTNDALQKNSNPYITPNNRYGHQNGASYAWHXEARKSQILKCMECGSSHDTLQELTAHMMVTGHFIKVTNSAMKKGKPIIEAPATPTITSLVDEKVQSVPLAATTFTSPSNTPSSVSPKLNVEIKKEVDKERSIADDKMKDKEKSSEDEEKYDISSKYHYLTENDLEESPKGGLDILKSLENTVTSAINKAQNGTPSWGGYPSIHAAYQLPNMMKLSLGSSGKSTPLKPMFGNNELVSPTRNQPLVSPPSSQTSPVPKTNFHAMEELVKKVTEKVAKVEEKMKEPEEKFSPMKRATPSPCSSEVSEPLKMESSNDGGFKSQQNSPVPQRDGCKDSPTVEPVENGKEPVKSIVSSLSSSTAIITDHPPEQPFVNPLSALQSVMNIHLGKAAKPSLPALDPMSMLFKMSNSLAEKAAVATPPLQSKKTDHLDRYFYHVNNDQPIDLTKGKSDKSCSLGSALLSSTSTSSASSSSTVTTAKTSAVVSFMSNSPLRENALSDISDMLKNLTESHTSKSSTPSSISEKSDIDGTTIEEPEESTPAQKRKGRQSNWNPQHLLILQAQFAASLRQTSEGKYIMSDLSPQERMHISRFTGLSMTTISHWLANVKYQLRRTGGTKFLKNXDTGHPVFFCNDCASQIRTPSTYISHLESHLGFRLRDLSKLSSEQINSQIAQAKSPSEKLVTSSPEEDIGTSYQCKLCNRTFASKHAVKLHLSKTHGKSPEDHLLYVSELEKQ, encoded by the exons ATGGATAGTGAATCACATATCAGTGAGACAAGTGATCGCATGGCAGACTttgagagcagctctgtcaAAAATGAGGAAGAGAGCAAGGAGGTCTCAATACCACTGGAAGACTCTACTGTATCTGATAGTTTAGAACAAATGAAAGCCGTCTATAATAACTTCCTCTCCAATTCCTACTGGTCCAATCTCAATTTGAACCTTCACCAGCCGATTTCAGAAAAGAACAatggtagcagcagcagcagcagcagcagtagcagttgtGGAAGTGGCAGCTTTGACTGGCACCAGACTGCTATGGCTAAAACACTGCAGCAAGTTTCTCAGAGCAGAATTCTTCCTGAACCAAGTCTTTTTAGCACAGTTCAA CTGTACAGACAAAGCAGTAAGCTTTATGGCTCTATTTTTACCGGAGCCAGTAAATTCCGGTGTAAAGACTGCAGTGCTGCCTATGATACTTTAGTAGAATTAACAGTGCACATGAATGAAACAGGACATTATCGAGATGACAACCATGAAACTGATAACAATAATCCCAAAAGATGGTCCAAACCTCGTAAACGTTCTTTGCTTgaaatggaagggaaagaagatgcCCAGAAAGTTTTAAAGTGTATGTACTGTGGTCATTCATTTGAATCTCTTCAGGATTTGAGTGTTCATAtgatcaaaacaaaacactaccAAAAAGTGCCTCTGAAGGAACCTGTTACACCTGTAGCAGCAAAAATTATCCCAGCTACTAGAAAGAAAGCATCACTGGAGCTTGAACTTCCAAGTTCTCCAGATTCCACAGGTGGGACACCAAAAGCAACAATCTCGGATACCAATGATGCACTTCAAAAGAATTCTAATCCTTACATTACGCCAAATAATCGCTACGGTCACCAGAATGGTGCCAGCTATGCCTGGC TTGAGGCGAGGAAATCTCAAATCTTGAAGTGCATGGAGTGCGGAAGCTCACATGACACTCTGCAGGAACTCACGGCTCACATGATGGTGACAGGACATTTTATTAAAGTCACTAACTCTGCCATGAAAAAAGGGAAGCCAATTATAGAAGCCCCAGCAACTCCAACAATAACATCTTTAGTAGATGAGAAAGTACAGTCTGTGCCCCTTGCTGCCACCACTTTTACGTCTCCATCCAATACACCTTCTAGTGTTTCCCCTAAAttaaatgttgaaataaaaaaagaagtagataaagaaagaagcattgctgatgacaaaatgaaagacaaggaaaagtCAAGTGAAGATGAGGAGAAGTACGATATCTCCTCAAAATACCATTACTTGACAGAAAATGACCTGGAAGAAAGCCCTAAAGGGGGATTAGATATATTGAAGTCTTTAGAA AACACAGTTACATCAGCTATAAACAAAGCCCAGAATGGCACACCAAGCTGGGGTGGCTATCCCAGCATTCATGCTGCCTATCAGCTGCCCAATATGATGAAGCTGTCACTGGGCTCATCTGGGAAGAGCACACCGTTAAAACCTATGTTTGGAAACAATGAACTAGTATCACCAACTAGAAACCAGCCCTTGGTGTCTCCTCCAAGTAGCCAGACCTCACCTGTGCCAAAAACA AACTTTCACGCCATGGAAGAATTGGTAAAGAAGGTCACTGAGAAGGTGGCTAAAGtggaggaaaaaatgaaagagccTGAAGAAAAGTTTTCTCCAATGAAGCGTGCAACACCTTCACCATGCAGTAGTGAAGTCAGTGAACCTCTTAAGATGGAGTCCTCCAATGATGGTGGCTTTAAAAGCCAGCAGAACAGTCCAGTCCCTCAGAGAGATGGTTGCAAGGATAGTCCGACTGTAGAACctgtggaaaatgggaaggagCCTGTTAAGTCTATTGTAAGTTCTTTAAGTAGCAGCACAGCTATCATTACTGACCACCCTCCTGAACAGCCATTTGTAAATCCATTAAGTGCACTACAGTCTGTCATGAATATTCACCTTGGGAAGGCAGCAAAGCCGTCTTTGCCTGCTTTGGATCCAATGAGCATGCTGTTTAAAATGAGCAACAGTTTGGCAGAAAAGGCTGCAGTGGCCACCCCACCTCTACAGTCC AAAAAAACAGACCACTTAGACCGTTATTTTTATCATGTCAACAATGACCAACCTATAGATTTGACGAAAGGCAAGAGTGACAAAAGCTGCTCTTTGGGTTCAGCGCTTTTGTCATCTACATCGACATCTTCTGCATCTTCTTCATCTACAGTGACAACAGCAAAGACATCTGCAGTCGTGTCATTCATGTCAAACTCGCCGCTACGCGAGAATGCCTTGTCAGATATATCTGATATGCTGAAGAACCTGACAGAAAGTCACACATCAAAATCTTCCACACCTTCCAGCATATCTGAGAAATCTGACATTGATGGTACCACAATAGAGGAACCAGAAGAGAGTACACCAGCTCAAAAAAGGAAGGGACGTCAGTCTAACTGGAACCCTCAGCACTTGCTCATATTGCAGGCCCAGTTTGCAGCTAGTTTGCGGCAGACTTCAGAGGGTAAATATATCATGTCAGACTTGAGCCCTCAAGAAAGAATGCACATTTCCAGGTTTACGGGACTTTCAATGACCACAATTAGCCACTGGCTAGCCAATGTGAAATACCAGCTCCGAAGGACGGGGGGAACTAAGTTCCTTAAAAATTAGGACACTGGGCACCCAGTGTTCTTTTGTAATGACTGTGCTTCACAGATCAGAACTCCTTCAACTTATATCAGTCATCTTGAATCACATCTGGGTTTCAGGTTAAGAGACTTGTCCAAATTGTCCAGTGAACAGATTAACAGTCAGATAGCACAAGCAAAGTCACCATCGGAAAAACTGGTGACGTCCTCTCCAGAGGAAGATATTGGAACTTCTTATCAGTGCAAACTTTGTAACAGGACTTTTGCAAGCAAGCATGCTGTTAAACTTCATCTTAGCAAAACACATGGGAAGTCACCGGAGGATCATCTTCTGTATGTTTCAGAGTTAGAGAAGCAGTAG